A single Antechinus flavipes isolate AdamAnt ecotype Samford, QLD, Australia chromosome 5, AdamAnt_v2, whole genome shotgun sequence DNA region contains:
- the ACBD7 gene encoding acyl-CoA-binding domain-containing protein 7, protein MSLQNDFHNAAEDVRKLKTRPNDEELKDLYGLYKQSIVGDIDIECPGMLDLKGKAKWEAWNLQKGLSKEDAMSAYISKAKELIEKYGI, encoded by the exons ATGTCTCTGCAG aatgattttcATAATGCAGCTGAAGATGTAAGGAAACTAAAAACAAGGCCAAATGATGAAGAACTCAAAGACCTTTATGGACTCTACAAACAATCAATTGTTGGAGACATTGACATCG AGTGTCCAGGAATGCTCGATTTAAAGGGCAAAGCCAAATGGGAAGCATGGAACCTCCAAAAAG gtCTGTCAAAAGAAGATGCCATGAGTGCCTATATTTCTAAAGCAAAAGAGCTGATAGAAAAATATGGGATCTAG